In Streptomyces chartreusis NRRL 3882, the following are encoded in one genomic region:
- a CDS encoding GNAT family N-acetyltransferase, whose protein sequence is MPHNASRYLAEGPRVGIRHFTYGDGAEFTARARESKDLHQPWLFPPDSAPAYTAYAARLIEDPSKAGFLVCEKGDGSIAGFININNIVEGGFQSGTLGYGAFAHAAGRGLMREGLDLVVRYAFGPMRLHRLEINVQPGNAASIALARGGGFRLEGFSPNMLFVDGAWRDHERWAITAEMITQPGRR, encoded by the coding sequence GTGCCGCACAACGCATCCCGCTACCTCGCCGAAGGCCCCCGGGTGGGCATACGCCACTTCACCTACGGGGACGGTGCCGAGTTCACCGCCCGCGCCCGGGAGAGCAAGGACCTGCACCAGCCGTGGCTCTTCCCGCCCGACAGCGCACCGGCGTACACCGCGTACGCGGCCCGGCTGATCGAGGACCCGTCCAAGGCCGGCTTCCTGGTCTGCGAGAAGGGCGACGGGTCCATCGCCGGGTTCATCAACATCAACAACATCGTCGAGGGCGGCTTCCAGTCCGGGACGCTGGGCTACGGCGCCTTCGCGCACGCCGCCGGGCGGGGGCTGATGCGCGAAGGGCTGGACCTCGTGGTGCGGTACGCGTTCGGCCCGATGCGGCTGCACCGGCTGGAGATCAACGTCCAGCCCGGGAACGCCGCGTCGATCGCCCTGGCCCGCGGCGGCGGATTCCGCCTGGAGGGCTTCTCGCCGAACATGCTCTTCGTCGACGGGGCCTGGCGCGACCACGAGCGCTGGGCGATCACCGCCGAGATGATCACGCAGCCGGGGCGGCGCTGA
- a CDS encoding CocE/NonD family hydrolase, with protein sequence MSRRVPRSRALLALALGAALAAPLVLTPPASAADPYTVTPLKFTVQAGGRSCTVDADLYRPAGVDRDHPAPAVLGTNGFGGSKSDGSTATIGKAFAQRGYVSLVYSGLGFGRSGCLISLDDPDIDGAAAAQLVDFLGGKRAADDGSTADFVTLDAPGDPRVGMIGGSYGGAVQLATAAVDHRLDALVPMITWHDLSYSLAPGNAVGSTGVPGVFKWQWTNGFYLIGEGQPLLQPSLDPSRINSLTCLHFVTQACRTIHTLNSGSFPADRTAELLAFARRVSPVSYLHRVRTPTLLVQGQADTLFNLNEATATYRTLRAQGTPVKMIWQSWGHSGGATGPATGELDLSKGNLETSYVGRRVLAWFDRHLRKRTHADTGPAFAYHRDWVADPDRAYATADRLPVLSRTLYLSGDGRLVDSRAEVARGTRGYTNRVTPTSHSESSLAGLIGLQDPPPHDTKGTYLDWTSKPLERPLDVVGAPRATLKVHSPKAERTQHSGDAADKLVLFAKIYDVAPDGTRTLVRRLVAPVRVRDVTKSFTVTLPGVVHRYETGHRLRFVIAASDDAYFGNRGVKPVTVVSGPGEPGVLRLPVAGS encoded by the coding sequence GTGTCCCGACGCGTGCCCAGATCCCGCGCACTGCTCGCTCTCGCTCTGGGCGCCGCGCTGGCCGCCCCCCTCGTCCTCACCCCGCCCGCCTCCGCGGCCGACCCCTACACCGTCACCCCCCTGAAGTTCACCGTCCAGGCCGGCGGCCGCTCCTGCACGGTCGACGCCGACCTGTACCGTCCCGCGGGCGTGGACCGGGACCACCCGGCACCCGCCGTGCTCGGCACGAACGGCTTCGGCGGCAGCAAGTCGGACGGTTCGACGGCCACCATCGGCAAGGCCTTCGCCCAGCGCGGCTACGTCTCCCTCGTCTACTCCGGGCTCGGCTTCGGCCGTAGCGGCTGCCTCATCTCCCTCGACGACCCGGACATCGACGGCGCCGCCGCCGCACAGCTCGTCGACTTCCTGGGCGGCAAACGCGCCGCCGACGACGGCAGCACCGCCGACTTCGTCACCCTCGACGCCCCCGGCGACCCGCGCGTCGGCATGATCGGCGGCTCCTACGGCGGCGCCGTCCAGCTCGCGACGGCCGCCGTCGACCACCGCCTCGACGCGCTCGTCCCCATGATCACCTGGCACGACCTGTCCTACTCGCTCGCCCCCGGCAACGCCGTCGGCAGCACCGGCGTCCCCGGCGTCTTCAAGTGGCAGTGGACCAACGGCTTCTACCTCATCGGCGAAGGACAGCCGCTGCTCCAGCCCAGCCTCGACCCCTCCCGCATCAACTCCCTGACCTGCCTGCACTTCGTCACCCAGGCCTGCCGGACCATCCACACCCTCAACTCCGGCAGCTTCCCCGCCGACCGCACCGCCGAGCTGCTCGCCTTCGCCCGCCGCGTCTCCCCGGTGTCGTACCTGCACCGCGTCAGGACGCCCACCCTGCTGGTCCAGGGACAGGCCGACACCCTCTTCAACCTCAACGAGGCCACCGCGACGTACCGGACGCTCCGGGCCCAGGGCACCCCCGTGAAGATGATCTGGCAGTCCTGGGGCCACAGTGGCGGCGCCACCGGCCCGGCCACCGGCGAACTCGACCTGTCCAAGGGCAACCTGGAGACCAGCTACGTCGGCCGGCGCGTCCTCGCCTGGTTCGACCGCCACCTGCGCAAGCGGACGCACGCCGATACCGGGCCGGCCTTCGCCTACCACCGCGACTGGGTGGCCGACCCGGACCGTGCCTACGCCACCGCCGACCGCCTCCCCGTCCTCAGCCGCACGCTGTACCTCTCCGGGGACGGCAGACTCGTCGACAGCCGCGCCGAGGTGGCCCGCGGCACTCGCGGTTACACCAACCGGGTGACGCCCACGAGCCATTCGGAGAGCTCGCTGGCCGGACTCATCGGGCTGCAGGACCCACCGCCACACGACACGAAGGGCACCTACCTCGACTGGACCAGCAAGCCGCTGGAACGCCCCCTCGACGTCGTCGGCGCGCCCCGGGCCACGCTCAAGGTGCACTCCCCGAAGGCCGAGCGCACGCAGCACTCCGGCGACGCGGCCGACAAGCTCGTCCTCTTCGCCAAGATCTACGACGTCGCCCCCGACGGCACCCGCACCCTGGTGCGCCGCCTGGTCGCGCCGGTCCGGGTACGGGACGTGACGAAGAGCTTCACCGTCACCCTGCCCGGTGTCGTGCACCGGTACGAGACCGGGCACCGGCTGCGGTTCGTGATCGCGGCGAGCGACGACGCCTACTTCGGCAACCGGGGGGTCAAGCCGGTGACCGTGGTCAGCGGACCGGGCGAGCCCGGGGTGCTCCGGCTGCCGGTCGCCGGGTCCTGA
- a CDS encoding S66 peptidase family protein yields MTQLLRPPRLAPGARVAVVAPSGPVPEERLQAGLDVLRGWDLDPVVAPHVLGRHREFDYLAGTDAQRAADLQNAWCDPAVAAVLCARGGYGAQRMVDLLDWDAMRAAGPKVFTGFSDITVLHQAFATRLGLVTLYGPAAAGVDFIKNARAQDHLRATLFDPESVRTVTAVPPGGTALVPGRARGVTLGGCLSLLASDLGTPHARAGARGGLLLIEDVGERPYRIDRYLTQLLRAGWLDGVAGIVLGSWAACGPYEELRAVLADRLGGLGVPVVEEFGFGHGEGALTIPLGVPAELDADRGTLTFDVPALR; encoded by the coding sequence ATGACGCAATTGCTGAGACCACCCCGACTCGCCCCCGGCGCCCGCGTGGCCGTCGTCGCGCCCAGCGGGCCCGTGCCCGAGGAGCGGCTGCAGGCCGGGCTCGACGTCCTGCGCGGCTGGGACCTCGACCCCGTGGTGGCGCCCCATGTGCTCGGCCGCCACCGGGAGTTCGACTACCTGGCCGGCACGGACGCCCAGCGGGCCGCCGACCTCCAGAACGCCTGGTGCGACCCGGCCGTCGCCGCCGTGCTGTGCGCCCGGGGCGGATACGGGGCGCAGCGCATGGTGGACCTGCTCGACTGGGACGCGATGCGGGCGGCGGGTCCGAAGGTGTTCACCGGATTCAGCGACATCACCGTGCTGCACCAGGCGTTCGCCACCCGCCTGGGACTGGTCACCCTGTACGGCCCGGCGGCGGCCGGCGTCGACTTCATCAAGAACGCCCGCGCGCAGGACCATCTGCGGGCCACGCTCTTCGACCCCGAGTCCGTGCGGACCGTCACCGCCGTGCCCCCCGGCGGCACCGCGCTGGTGCCCGGACGGGCCCGGGGCGTCACGCTGGGCGGCTGCCTCAGCCTGCTCGCGAGCGACCTCGGCACCCCGCACGCCCGGGCCGGCGCCCGGGGCGGGCTGCTGCTGATCGAGGACGTGGGCGAGAGGCCGTACCGCATCGACCGGTATCTGACCCAACTCCTGCGCGCCGGCTGGCTGGACGGGGTCGCGGGGATCGTGCTCGGCTCCTGGGCGGCGTGCGGCCCGTACGAGGAGCTGCGTGCGGTGCTCGCCGACCGGCTCGGCGGCCTCGGCGTCCCGGTCGTGGAGGAGTTCGGGTTCGGGCACGGCGAGGGCGCGCTGACGATACCGCTCGGCGTCCCGGCCGAACTGGACGCCGACAGGGGCACGTTGACGTTCGACGTGCCGGCGCTGAGATGA
- a CDS encoding prolyl oligopeptidase family serine peptidase, protein MGETVRTLAYGAWPSPIDAALAAAHDGHPEFVGFVGDEVWWTEPRPAEGGRRTLVRRQAEGTEESLLPAPWNVRSRVIEYGGHPWSALPQENGPLVVFVNFDDQRLYRYEPGGEPRPLTPLSDVGAGLRWAEPRLRPERGEVWCVLEEFTGPGPADVRRVLAAVPLDGSAARDRDAVRELTDDRHRFVTGPRLSPDGRRAAWLAWDHPRMPWDGTELLLADVAPDGTLHGARTVAGGPAESIAQADWAPDGRLLYASDRSGWWNLYLDGEPLCPREEEFGGALWKLGMRWFAPLDSGLIAVVHGRGATALGILDPETGEVVDAAGPWTEFAPTLTAHGERVVAVGASPRSAYEVVELDARTGRARVIGAEHDDAVDPAYYPEPQIRTFTGPDGCDIHAHIYPPHHPGCVAPGDALPPYVVWAHGGPTSRAPLVLDLEIAYFTSRGIGVAEVDYGGSTGYGRAYRERLREQWGVVDVEDCAAVALALADEGTADRDRLAVRGGSAGGWTAAASLTTTDVYACGTIKYPILDLTSWGTGETHDFESRYLESLIGPLADVPARYTERSPSTHADRLSVPFLLLQGLDDVICPPAQCERFLALLGDRPVPHAYLAFEGEGHGFRRAETMVRALEAELSLYAQVFGLNPPGVPTLELVR, encoded by the coding sequence GTGGGGGAGACGGTGCGGACGCTGGCGTACGGGGCGTGGCCCTCGCCCATCGACGCGGCGCTGGCCGCCGCGCACGACGGCCACCCGGAATTCGTGGGGTTCGTCGGCGACGAGGTGTGGTGGACCGAGCCGCGCCCCGCCGAGGGCGGCCGGCGCACCCTGGTGCGGCGGCAGGCCGAGGGCACGGAGGAGTCGCTGCTGCCCGCCCCGTGGAACGTGCGCAGCCGGGTCATCGAGTACGGCGGACATCCCTGGTCCGCCCTCCCGCAGGAGAACGGTCCGCTGGTGGTGTTCGTGAACTTCGACGACCAGCGGCTGTACCGGTACGAGCCGGGCGGCGAGCCGCGTCCGCTCACGCCCCTGTCCGACGTGGGTGCGGGCCTGCGCTGGGCGGAGCCGCGACTGCGGCCGGAGCGGGGTGAGGTGTGGTGCGTGCTGGAGGAGTTCACCGGCCCCGGGCCCGCCGACGTGCGCCGCGTCCTGGCCGCCGTACCACTGGACGGCTCCGCCGCCCGGGACCGGGACGCGGTACGCGAACTCACCGACGACCGGCACCGGTTCGTGACCGGACCGCGGCTGTCGCCCGACGGACGGCGGGCGGCCTGGCTCGCCTGGGACCATCCGCGCATGCCGTGGGACGGCACCGAACTGCTCCTCGCCGACGTCGCCCCCGACGGCACCCTGCACGGCGCCCGGACCGTGGCGGGCGGGCCCGCCGAGTCCATCGCGCAGGCCGACTGGGCCCCCGACGGACGCCTGCTGTACGCGAGCGACCGCAGCGGCTGGTGGAACCTCTACCTCGACGGGGAGCCCCTGTGCCCGCGCGAGGAGGAGTTCGGCGGGGCGCTGTGGAAACTGGGCATGCGATGGTTCGCGCCGCTCGACAGCGGTCTGATCGCCGTCGTGCACGGCCGGGGCGCCACCGCCCTCGGAATCCTGGACCCGGAGACCGGCGAGGTCGTCGACGCGGCCGGGCCGTGGACCGAGTTCGCGCCCACCCTCACGGCCCACGGTGAGCGGGTCGTCGCCGTCGGGGCCAGCCCGCGCAGCGCCTACGAGGTCGTGGAGCTGGACGCCCGCACCGGCCGGGCCCGCGTCATCGGCGCCGAGCACGACGACGCAGTCGACCCCGCGTACTACCCCGAGCCGCAGATCCGCACCTTCACCGGCCCCGACGGGTGCGACATCCACGCCCACATCTACCCGCCGCACCACCCCGGCTGCGTCGCGCCCGGCGACGCGCTGCCGCCGTACGTCGTCTGGGCGCACGGCGGACCCACCAGCCGGGCGCCGCTCGTGCTCGACCTGGAGATCGCCTACTTCACCTCGCGCGGCATCGGCGTCGCCGAGGTCGACTACGGCGGCTCCACCGGATACGGCCGCGCGTACCGCGAACGGCTGCGTGAACAGTGGGGCGTGGTGGACGTCGAGGACTGCGCCGCCGTCGCCCTGGCCCTCGCCGACGAGGGCACCGCCGACCGTGACCGGCTCGCCGTCCGGGGCGGCAGCGCGGGCGGCTGGACCGCGGCCGCCTCGCTCACCACGACCGACGTGTACGCCTGCGGCACGATCAAGTACCCCATCCTCGACCTCACCAGCTGGGGCACGGGCGAGACCCACGACTTCGAGTCGCGGTACCTGGAGAGCCTGATCGGGCCGCTCGCCGACGTGCCCGCGCGCTACACGGAGCGCTCGCCCTCCACCCACGCCGACCGCCTCAGCGTGCCGTTCCTGCTGCTCCAGGGCCTGGACGACGTGATCTGCCCGCCCGCCCAGTGCGAGCGGTTCCTGGCCCTGCTGGGGGACCGGCCCGTGCCGCACGCCTACCTCGCCTTCGAGGGGGAGGGGCACGGATTCCGGCGGGCGGAGACCATGGTGCGCGCCCTGGAGGCCGAACTCTCCCTGTACGCCCAGGTGTTCGGACTGAACCCGCCCGGCGTCCCGACCCTGGAGCTGGTCAGATGA
- a CDS encoding M20/M25/M40 family metallo-hydrolase, with amino-acid sequence MAEQPDGQALDEVVTFTSDLIRIDTTNRGGGDCRERPAAEYAAARLAEAGIEPTLLERTKGRTNVVARVEGTDPSAGALLLHGHLDVVPAAAADWTVHPFSGEIRDGVVWGRGAVDMKNMDAMILAVLRAWARQGVRPRRDIVIAFTADEEASAEDGSGFLADEHAALFEGCTEGVSESGAFTFHDGAGRQIYPLSAGERGTAWLKLTARGRAGHGSKVNKDNAVTRLAAAITRIGEHEWPLRLTPTVRAALTELAELYGIEPDLTDVDRLLDKLGPTAGLVESTLRNSANPTMLDAGYKINVIPGEAVAHVDGRYLPGGEDEFRDTLDRLTGPDVDWEFHHHEVALQAPVDSATFARMRAAVEEFAPEGHVVPYCMSGGTDAKQFSRLGITGYGFTPLKLPEGYDYGAMFHGVDERVPVEALHFGVRVLDRFLRTA; translated from the coding sequence ATGGCTGAGCAGCCGGACGGGCAGGCGCTGGACGAGGTCGTGACGTTCACGTCCGACCTGATCCGGATCGACACCACCAACCGGGGCGGGGGCGACTGCCGGGAGCGGCCCGCCGCCGAGTACGCCGCCGCGCGGCTCGCCGAGGCCGGTATCGAGCCGACGCTCCTGGAGCGCACCAAGGGCCGCACCAACGTCGTCGCCCGCGTCGAGGGCACCGACCCTTCGGCCGGCGCGCTGCTGCTCCACGGCCATCTGGACGTCGTACCCGCCGCGGCCGCCGACTGGACCGTGCACCCGTTCTCCGGGGAGATCCGCGACGGAGTCGTCTGGGGACGCGGCGCCGTCGACATGAAGAACATGGACGCGATGATCCTCGCCGTGCTCCGCGCCTGGGCGCGCCAGGGCGTCCGGCCCCGGCGGGACATCGTCATCGCGTTCACCGCGGACGAGGAGGCCAGTGCCGAGGACGGCTCCGGGTTCCTCGCCGACGAACACGCCGCGCTGTTCGAGGGCTGCACCGAAGGCGTCAGCGAGTCGGGCGCCTTCACCTTCCACGACGGCGCCGGACGGCAGATCTACCCCCTCTCGGCCGGTGAGCGGGGCACCGCCTGGCTGAAGCTCACCGCGCGCGGCCGGGCCGGGCACGGCTCCAAGGTGAACAAGGACAACGCGGTCACCCGGCTCGCCGCCGCGATCACCCGGATCGGCGAGCACGAGTGGCCGCTGCGGCTGACCCCGACCGTGCGCGCCGCGCTCACCGAACTCGCCGAGCTGTACGGCATCGAGCCCGACCTGACCGACGTGGACCGGCTGCTCGACAAGCTCGGACCGACCGCCGGGCTCGTCGAGTCGACCCTGCGCAACAGCGCCAACCCGACCATGCTGGACGCCGGTTACAAGATCAACGTGATTCCCGGGGAGGCCGTGGCGCACGTGGACGGCCGGTATCTGCCCGGCGGGGAGGACGAGTTCCGCGACACCCTCGACCGGCTCACCGGGCCGGACGTGGACTGGGAGTTCCACCACCACGAGGTGGCCCTCCAGGCGCCGGTGGACTCGGCGACGTTCGCCCGGATGCGGGCCGCCGTCGAGGAGTTCGCCCCGGAGGGGCACGTCGTGCCGTACTGCATGTCCGGCGGCACGGACGCCAAGCAGTTCTCCCGGCTCGGCATCACCGGCTACGGCTTCACACCGCTGAAGCTGCCGGAGGGCTACGACTACGGCGCCATGTTCCACGGCGTGGACGAGCGGGTTCCCGTCGAGGCACTGCACTTCGGCGTCCGCGTGCTCGACCGGTTCCTGCGGACGGCTTAG
- a CDS encoding M55 family metallopeptidase, giving the protein MRILISADMEGATGVTWPDDVLPGASQWERCRSLFTSDVNAAVLGFHDGGADEVIINEAHWTMRNLLLEQLDERAQLLTGRHKALSMVEGVQHGDVDGIAFVGYHAGAGMEGVLAHTYLANQITGVWLNDVPASEGLLNARVVAEYGVPVVLVTGDDVACEDALGYAPEALKVAVKDHVSRYAAVCRTPARTAADIRAAAKEAASLAVRHEPVRGGPFTVAVEFDAEHLAMAATVVPGVERIGQRKVAYTSETMYEGIRAFKAVTTIVSAAVEEKYG; this is encoded by the coding sequence ATGAGAATCCTCATCAGCGCCGACATGGAGGGCGCCACCGGCGTCACCTGGCCCGACGACGTGCTGCCGGGCGCCTCGCAGTGGGAACGCTGCCGCTCGCTCTTCACCTCCGACGTCAACGCCGCCGTGCTCGGTTTCCACGACGGCGGCGCCGACGAGGTGATCATCAACGAGGCGCACTGGACCATGCGCAACCTGCTGCTGGAGCAACTGGACGAACGCGCCCAGCTGCTCACCGGGCGGCACAAGGCGCTGTCCATGGTGGAGGGGGTGCAGCACGGCGACGTGGACGGCATCGCGTTCGTCGGCTACCACGCGGGCGCCGGCATGGAGGGCGTCCTCGCGCACACCTACCTCGCGAACCAGATCACCGGCGTGTGGCTGAACGACGTACCGGCGAGCGAGGGGCTGCTCAACGCCCGGGTCGTCGCCGAGTACGGCGTGCCGGTCGTGCTGGTCACCGGGGACGACGTCGCGTGCGAGGACGCGCTCGGGTACGCGCCCGAGGCCCTGAAGGTCGCCGTGAAGGACCACGTCTCGCGGTACGCGGCCGTGTGCCGTACGCCCGCCAGGACCGCGGCCGACATCCGGGCGGCGGCCAAGGAGGCGGCTTCACTGGCCGTGCGTCACGAACCCGTGCGTGGCGGGCCGTTCACCGTCGCCGTGGAGTTCGACGCCGAGCACCTGGCCATGGCCGCCACCGTCGTGCCGGGTGTGGAGCGGATCGGGCAGCGGAAGGTGGCCTACACGAGCGAGACCATGTACGAGGGCATCCGCGCCTTCAAGGCGGTCACCACGATCGTCTCGGCCGCGGTGGAGGAGAAGTATGGCTGA
- a CDS encoding SGNH/GDSL hydrolase family protein, with translation MLVASTAAMVLAGPAAVATAAAPDQDGVRASVHTAGRVEDAGDVLRYSWPGVYFEGRFRGTGVGIVLDDPAADYDVQIDGATVATLVTPGRTTHRVDGLRGGVHTVRLVKRNDTPWSTSSFGGFVAAPGGAVLARPAARSRQIEFVGDSLTAGYGNLSTSRDCTGEQLKRTTNADVSYGALTARRLRADYQINAYSGLGMVRNYNGGSPEVNYRTFYDRALLNVPGDVWQNPGTWRPQLVVVHLGTNDFSTPVNPGEPWTDESLAAAYRSAYSGFLQKLRARYGPGTTILAVGTGPFAGHVEQVVQERTAAGDRRVRSWRLDDTGLDYTGCHWHYSARDNRLLADRLTSFISDLPIRW, from the coding sequence ATGCTCGTCGCGTCGACGGCGGCGATGGTGCTGGCCGGCCCGGCCGCGGTCGCCACCGCCGCCGCGCCGGACCAGGACGGAGTGCGCGCGAGCGTGCACACCGCCGGGCGGGTCGAGGATGCCGGAGACGTGCTCCGGTACAGCTGGCCCGGCGTGTACTTCGAGGGCCGGTTCCGCGGCACGGGCGTGGGCATCGTGCTCGACGACCCGGCCGCCGACTACGACGTCCAGATCGACGGAGCCACCGTCGCGACCCTCGTCACGCCGGGCAGGACCACCCACCGGGTCGACGGCCTGCGAGGCGGCGTGCACACCGTACGGCTCGTCAAACGCAACGACACCCCCTGGAGCACCAGCTCGTTCGGCGGCTTCGTCGCCGCGCCCGGCGGCGCCGTCCTCGCCAGGCCGGCCGCGCGCAGCCGCCAGATCGAATTCGTCGGCGACTCCCTCACGGCGGGCTACGGCAACCTCTCGACCTCCCGGGACTGCACCGGTGAGCAGCTCAAGCGCACCACGAACGCCGACGTGAGCTACGGCGCCCTCACCGCCCGTCGGCTGCGCGCCGACTACCAGATCAACGCCTATTCGGGCCTGGGGATGGTACGCAACTACAACGGTGGGTCGCCGGAGGTGAACTACCGCACCTTCTACGACCGTGCGCTGCTGAACGTGCCCGGCGACGTCTGGCAGAACCCGGGCACCTGGCGGCCGCAGCTCGTGGTCGTCCACCTCGGCACCAACGACTTCTCGACCCCCGTCAACCCGGGCGAGCCATGGACCGACGAGAGCCTCGCCGCCGCCTACCGGAGCGCCTACAGCGGCTTCCTCCAGAAACTGCGGGCGCGCTACGGGCCGGGGACGACCATCCTGGCCGTCGGCACCGGCCCGTTCGCCGGGCACGTCGAGCAGGTGGTCCAGGAGCGCACGGCCGCGGGTGACCGCCGGGTCCGCTCCTGGCGCCTCGACGACACGGGCCTGGACTACACGGGCTGCCACTGGCACTACTCGGCCCGTGACAACCGCCTGCTCGCCGACCGGCTCACCTCGTTCATCAGCGACCTGCCGATACGGTGGTGA
- a CDS encoding class I SAM-dependent methyltransferase, translated as MSVTSRYREAWEGFWREASAEPGAVFWDAEPAVTVGPHLALFEPHLADPALPLVDLGCGNGTQTRFLADRFPRVVGADLSAAALDHARRADPAGQAAYRQLDAAEKSAAQALHAELGDTNLYMRGVLHQCEPDDRQALVDGIATLVGDRGRAFLVELSGAAKAVLTGLASGPAGPPPKLAPVFRHGLAPGEVSDDAVPAYLRSAGLTVLAGGELPLTTTEFRSDGTRIELPSRWLVAGRTA; from the coding sequence ATGAGCGTGACGAGCCGGTACCGGGAGGCCTGGGAGGGGTTCTGGCGTGAGGCGTCCGCCGAACCGGGGGCGGTGTTCTGGGACGCCGAGCCGGCCGTGACCGTCGGCCCGCATCTCGCCCTGTTCGAACCGCACTTGGCCGATCCCGCGCTGCCGCTGGTGGATCTCGGCTGCGGCAACGGCACCCAGACCCGCTTCCTCGCCGACCGCTTCCCCCGGGTCGTGGGCGCCGATCTGTCCGCCGCGGCCCTCGACCACGCCCGGCGGGCCGACCCGGCGGGGCAGGCCGCCTACCGGCAACTGGACGCCGCCGAGAAGAGCGCGGCGCAGGCCCTGCACGCGGAGCTGGGCGACACCAACCTCTACATGCGGGGCGTACTGCACCAGTGCGAGCCGGACGACCGGCAGGCGCTGGTGGACGGGATCGCCACGCTGGTCGGGGACCGGGGCCGGGCCTTCCTCGTGGAGCTCTCGGGGGCGGCCAAGGCCGTGCTGACGGGGCTGGCGAGCGGTCCGGCCGGTCCGCCGCCCAAGCTCGCGCCCGTCTTCCGGCACGGCCTCGCACCCGGCGAGGTCTCCGACGACGCCGTACCCGCATATCTGCGCTCGGCCGGTCTCACCGTCCTGGCCGGTGGCGAACTGCCCCTGACGACCACGGAGTTCCGCTCCGACGGCACGCGCATCGAACTGCCGTCGAGGTGGTTGGTGGCGGGGCGTACGGCCTGA